aaacagGTGTGTAATGGTGattagaagtaaaaaaaaaaaaaaaaacggacaTAGTCTTATAAGAATTATGGAGGTGGAGTAATAGAATGGTAATAGATCCAAAAAATAAGGAACATGATATGGAAGAAATGGAGTACAAAGAtggaagtaatgatgagctagtaaagAGAGTAGAGTAGGAAAATATGGCTAAAGGAGGAgaggagcagctagctctctttattgtgaatgaagcatgaaaatgaaaagtgttggagtggttttgggtcaccaaagtcCAGGTGACAAGCATGTGAGAGAATACACGGGATGCCTATTATCCAAAAGATAATATGATGGATTAATCTTGATATAATCTTGTAGGATttttctaggactctccttcataatTGCAGCATAATAAACCTTCCAAAAACGCACAACAAATCCGTCCAAAAAGGATTCTCGGCCAAGTTACCCTTATTTGGTTTTCTGCTTccgaagcttccttcttggactaGATTTGACTTGCTATTGCCAAGGTTTTGGATAGTTCTTGACTCCTACTTATCCTATGACATCATTTATTATAGAATGATCAACAACTTTTGAGAAAAAATCCAAGTAAGttgccggaaaagatctcccaaaaagcttcatgAAAAGCTGACAATTTCTGCCTTCTCAGGAAGCCTAATTTGAGCATTAATTCTCATTGTCTTGATGACGTTTGTGACCAGATCTAGGGCTCATGTTATACTAAAACATCATATTTGTAAGAAATGCTAGCCCTTTCTGGAAGAGTCCACTTGGAAGATAAAAAGCTCTCCAAAAACGTTCCCGATAAGCTGATTCtgaactgcagttttctgctttgcaacaactgttttgcacaacgatttccgtagacttcccttgtaatttcagGCCTTCATTCATTAGCATCTATACTTTATGGTTAATGCCTTCGTTGCTCTATTTAAACTCCTATTTTTCTGGGATTGCTTCACAAAGTACTTGTGCCGCCAAATGTGGTGGTGCAAGGAAAATACCTCGGAAATTCACTTCTCtcctcttgtcaagattttctacaaaacatggaattagATTAATCAACACTAAATTGGACTTTTAaaacaagtaattttcatgttGCGGCTGGGATGCCTTTATTATATGCCAATTTCAAGCCCAAAAAAGCTCTTTATGGGCCAATTTAAATTTCTTGAGTTATTACTCCTGGTTTATCAGGAAGTGAGGATGGAGGAGTATATTTGATCCTGATATCTAGTAgccttttcatatatctcaagcAATTCTCAATTATGGTATTAAATGGATGGCTGCTAATGCCAAGCTTAGCAATCCGAGAAATCTTTATCTTGGTGCAAACCTGCAAGTGGATACTATAAGGTCAATGTTGATGGTTCAAAATCTGGAATGATGCCAATGGAGCTAGGGGTGTAATTAGATCATTAGAGATACTTCTAGTGTATGGTTGGTGGATTCATGTTGAACATTGGCACTGGAGAAGTGTTGTAGGCAAAAGCTTGGAACCTCGACCATTATGATTAGCTGTGGGATTGATATTTCTCATTTGGAGATTGAATCTGATTATGTAGTTCTCATTAACCTGCTCTTGATGGATAATTTTAACATGCATTTTCTTGTTACCATTCCTATGAATTGTAAATAGCTTATGGGAAACTGTAAGTACAGAATGGATATATGTATTTCCTAACTAAAGCAACTTATCAAAATGTGAACAACTTTAGAAATCAGTCTTAGGAGTGCAGGCCTGTTCGCATCCTAATATAGGATTGCAGTAGAACTTGAGTCCTAATCGAAGATGCAGATCTCTGATGATATTATGATCTATTCAATCTTCCAAaccatccaaaataaaatcatcacacataacacaagatctgttgcaataaaatcctccaaagaggtaaacaactgtgggcactatgccggtgaacaatccactatatgaataggaaagtacataaagatcttgcacaactcatctactagaaccaatctagtgAGCAGCGGTGTCTTCTCGTCTTTGCTACTTTCAGATCAGCGAACTTGTTCTCCTTTGTTAATCTTGAGATTGCACAACTCTCACCtcggttgtcaatcacctcaaggcacaaatcatgcatgaactaccaacacacatgaagcataaaaccagaaaacattTTTGACAGAAAAAGCTTGGGATTTGATAATCCTTTAAGAGCTAACCAAGGAACAACTCATGAAGAATTCTCATCAACAATATTGGCTCAATACTTTCTGAGGATGAAAGATCAAAAAGCTCTTTATAAATGTAGCAGATATATGTTTTCTGTTCTAGTGTCCCAACCCTAACAACgtgaaaaacatatatatatataagatatgaATAAACTAGGGTCTCCTAGGGTTTCTACTACGAAAAGGCTTTTCAAAAGAGGTTTTTATCCATGGATTAAAATCAGACGTTTGAAAACAAAAGCCCATAAACTaatttaagaaagtttgaatgctttatctcttccaaaatttgcatatcagTACATTAGGATTGAAAAGATTGTCGCATCCTACAATAGGATTTAAAGACAAGTTCAGTCCTAACCACTTGACAAGCATGCACAAGTATGAAACACATACCTGATTGATGAGAGTTGTACATGAagcttgaagcattccattctATCAAGGATCCAAGAGTAGAAAGCTATTACAAGAAACATGACTCTTGGTTGTTGCGTTTAGGAAATGTCAATCAATTAAACATTGCACTAACAGAAGCTTTCGATCAGCTCGCATTTGCCACATTCACAGGGAGCGTAATGTGGTCGCAGAGCAAAAAAACAGTGTTCATAATGCTGCTGGTCTTTGCACTTTACATGAGCGTCCTGTACTGGTAACTGAAGCTCTTCTGGATGACATCATGGGAATTTCTAGACTGCGTAGGGAAATATGCTGTGAACAGTAGGGTTACAACAAGCATCCATGACTGGACCGTAGAAAGGTCCACACAGCGTCTTCAACATTGACCCTAGTTTAAAACTCGGTGACTGAAGCTCTTGTTGTTTGTTAGACGAAGTGAAAATTGGCTACAGCATGATAGACCTTTCAAGGCACATGGACAATAAAAGGATGTTTTCCATTTCTTGTAAGAAAACTTGGCAGCGTAAGCTATAAAATGAGtccatttctctttttacctTCTCTGTCAATGCCATACGACGACAACACTATAGTTGTGCAACTCGGTCAAAAACTCCTTTCCTATTTTCCCACCAATCCAGACCATTTCAGCTGTTGCCATCCACAATCTCAACCGTGTAATCTACAACCGAAAGCAACAGCGCTTCCAGAAAAAGGAGAAGCAGATCGTATTTACAACTAAAAACTCATTGAGCATAAATATGCTTCATACCATTTGTCATAACTACTTGACCACATTACAAAAGTATATCCACCGGTCAGTCATTTCTCTTCTAGCATCCTCAAAGAACAGTCTGGTATATTAACATTCAAGTTCAGACAGTCACTAACTTAAAAGCAAAATGCTCGAGGGGTTTGGGCTCCACATGTAAAGTTAAAATAGGTCTCACTGGTTTGGtagttggaatggattttcagGCATCAGCTTGTAAACACTATACAAAGTCTAAATATTCTGGTGCTAGTCTAAAGTGAAGTAAGGCCCTTCTAGAACTTGTAACATGGATAATAGTCCATAATCAGATTCCCATCTTCTGCCAGCTGAAGGGCTGGAGTAGATACTTTTGATGTTTGCTTGATGGCACTCACAGAATTTGATAACTCAGTCATTTTCTGCTCCATTTGAGATTTCCAGCTAAACAACTCCTGAAACATTTCCTGTCAAGAAAGGAGCTTTTCAGTGGGGATATATAAAGTTATCCAATAAAACTTGGGATTCAGCAGTGTATGCCAGATACGCAAATCAAACTTGCACATTTATTGTAAACATCACCTGAAACAAATGCAGGTTATCAACATCTGACTTCGAACTTGCAGTAGCAGAAGAATTAGGAGTCACATTAGCTTGATGTTCAGTCTGCTTCTCCCATTCCAGCCCAGGCACATCTCTCGTCCTGGTAGCAGAGTGAGAGCACATTTCAGCTTTATGATAATAAGGTATCAGTTGTGTTTTACCTTGTCTATTTCATTACCTCTCCAATTCAACCATTTCCTTCGCTGTGAAAATAGGGTCCTGTGTTGAGCTATCACCAGTCTTTGATCCATCTGGTGGAGCTGACTGGGGATCTTGGATTATAACTTCCTCTTCATTGTTCACTGGAGTGGTATTCTCAAACCAAGGTACAAGTTCATTTCCCTGGAAATTATCCACATTGCCGCTCTCCAACCAATCTTCCCATCGCTCAGAAGCTAAAAGGTTGGTAGCAGTGTATTGCTTTTCTACTTGCATATCACCCATGACATTTGTAAATTCCACCAGCTGTTGCTCAACAGAAGCTTTCCATGTCATGAACTCACCCAACTTGtcctgtaacaaaaaaaaagttttcaattAAGCCAATTTAACACCCACTCACATATTCTTCCCATCCAATATAGAGTTCAGAGGCAAAAACATATCAAAGATTtattaacttaaaaaaaaaaaaaaattactagacTTTGAATAAGAGATTATAATTTATTGTTGACATACCTGCATACCCTTCCAAGAACCTAAAGCAAGTTTCAACCTTTCCTCAGTTTGAGCTTTCCATTTCACCAAATCCTCCAGCATATTGGTTTGATCTTTCTCTTGCTTCTTGGATACCAGCAGCTCCTGCATATCACTTTTAacacaagcaaaaaaaaaaaaaaaaaaagtacatatACATTAGACAT
Above is a genomic segment from Rosa chinensis cultivar Old Blush chromosome 3, RchiOBHm-V2, whole genome shotgun sequence containing:
- the LOC112193911 gene encoding protein DYAD — protein: MAQWGVRRRVVFLKEHNPQVASSITKEEEVEDSKDEVLRAVVEDSKDEVLRAVKTEPLEMPEPKRRKCLDRRSKDVQAALRAKKRQHGFRPMERNEIRGGRWNVERYKKAEQSLLDVLEAKEATFANPVSRTDLRLTARGKIGDTGLIDHLLKHIDGTVTPCGSKRFRRWFNHNGIMEYWLESAELADIRKEAGHHPYWFPPGCGASEHYDSSGELRLLKAEVDKMKSDMQELLVSKKQEKDQTNMLEDLVKWKAQTEERLKLALGSWKGMQDKLGEFMTWKASVEQQLVEFTNVMGDMQVEKQYTATNLLASERWEDWLESGNVDNFQGNELVPWFENTTPVNNEEEVIIQDPQSAPPDGSKTGDSSTQDPIFTAKEMVELERTRDVPGLEWEKQTEHQANVTPNSSATASSKSDVDNLHLFQEMFQELFSWKSQMEQKMTELSNSVSAIKQTSKVSTPALQLAEDGNLIMDYYPCYKF